CCGCGGGTTATTAAAGTAGTCTCGACTTTTGCGCCCGAGACTAAGGTGGGCAACCAAAGGGGGCTGGTTTCGCATAGCCGAATGAATCATCTCTCAGTCGATCGATTTGGAGCGAGTGTTGCTCCGGAGGTCCAGTATGACCTATAATATTGCAACAGCTGACAGCTGATATTCCGCCTGGTGAATATGACACCGATAGGCTGTTCAACGAATCACCTTTTGCCCGATGGAGGAACTACTACGCTGTGCAATAATTATTTATGCACAAAGTGCAGTGCGCAATGTTTTTGACGGATACTCGCACTGGTACTCCGTCCACTCGCGGAATCCAGGGTCTGCTGGGATCACGGTCGAGTCAGACGGACAATGCGATGCGACCCCTTGCACAGCTTCGTCGCTCGTGACCCATCATCCGTCCCTGACAGGGAGCGGCGGGTTGGCAGGGGTGGAGATGACGCCCCGCCCTTGCACTACTTGGCTTGGCGGTGACGTGCCCGGAATCAGATCTGACCTCAACGTGCAAGCAGTCAACAGCGGACAGCGGGTCAAGATGTTTGACAGCTTATCAAGTTCCGGCTGCATTGAGCCAACAGAGGAAATCGCTGCCTCGCTCCCCCGGAACTGCACCTCCAACCGAGCTTTTACGACCTGGTCTGCCAGTGCAAGCCAGTGGAGAATGCAGGGCAGCCGAGCCCAGGGCAAGCCAAGGCAGCCAACCGTCTGGTACGCGGTGTGGACGGGACCAAGTCATGTACCCAGTAACTCCCAGTAGGTAACAGCCGGGGGTCCGAAAGCGGTGGGAGCTCAACTGGCCGCAGATCCCGGACAGTCAGCCTCGCCGCGGCATCTGCGTGCGACGCCTTTGTTTCACCGTACAATAGACGCTTTGGTGCGCAACTTCTGCCGGAAATAAGAATCGTTTACGTATGCTGCACGCTGCCTGCCTACCTATCTTATGGAGCTTCGCAACTGAGGAGTCTTGCACTTCGCCCACTGCACTTGGTGATGGCGGTATCAGGCTATCAGCGGCCTGGTGACTGTCCGATAAGCGCTGGTCCACCCGTTATCTCCCTTCCCCAGAGACAACACGCCCGGAGCAGGCTCATACGTGATTGGATGCCCCGCCTTGACTAGTCCGCATTAGGTGAAAGCGGGCCAAACCAGCATTGGTCTGAGGCAACTGCCAGCTGCGCCTTCCGTTAAAGCAGCTCCGGTCCTCTCCCACGCTCGCTGCTCCTCTCTTCTTCCTTCATCAAAccatcttcctcttcctgtTCGCCGAATCAAGGGAAGAGGTGACAGACTTGCTTTTTATCCCCCGAGTTTCTCGAAGTCGCAATTTTTACGGCTTCGCCTCTCTTTCGTTCACCATGAGAGGCCTCGTCGCATTCTCGCTCGCAGCCTGCGTTTCGGCAGCGCCGAGCTTCAAGACCGAGACCATCAACGGCGAGCATGCCCCCATTCTCTCCTCGTCGAATGCCGAGGTCGTCCCCAACTCGTATATCATCAAGTTCAAGAAGCATGTGGATGAGAGCTCGGCCTCCGCCCACCATGCCTGGATCCAAGACATCCATACCTCGCGCGAGAAAGTTCGTCAAGACTTGAAGAAGCGCGGCCAGGTGCCGCTGCTTGACGACGTCTTCCATGGCCTCAAGCACACCTACAAGATTGGCCAAGAGTTCCTTGGCTACTCTGGCCATTTTGATGACGAAACCATCGAGCAAGTCCGGAGGCACCCCGATGTAAGTTGACTCCAGGGCGATTGGGCTCTTTCCACATGCTGATCCACACGGGCGACAGGTGGAGTACATTGAGCGCGACAGCATTGTCCACACGATGCGTGTCACCGAGGAAACATGCGATGGCGAGCTTGAGAAGGCCGCTCCTTGGGGCTTGGCCCGTATCTCGCACCGAGATACGCTCGGCTTCTCGACGTTCAACAAGTATCTGTATGCCGCCGAGGGCGGTGAGGGCGTTGACGCGTACGTCATCGACACCGGTACCAACATTGAGCACGTCGACTTCGAGGGTCGCGCCAAATGGGGCAAGACCATCCCCGCAGGCGATGCTGATGTTGACGGCAACGGCCACGGAACCCACTGCTCCGGCACCATCGCTGGCAAGAAGTACGGCGTCGCCAAGAAGGCGAATGTCTATGCCGTCAAGGTTCTGCGCTCCAACGGCTCCGGCACCATGGCTGATGTCGTTGCCGGTGTCGAATGGGCTGCCAAGTCCCATCTGGAGCAGGTGCAGGCTGCCAAGGATGGCAAGCGCAAGGGCTTCAAGGGTTCCGTCGCCAACATGTCGCTTGGAGGCGGCAAGACCAGGGCCCTCGATGACACTGTGAACGCTgctgtctctgtcggtatccacttcgccgtcgccgccggcaaCGACAACGCCGATGCCTGCAACTACTCGCCTGCTGCGGCCGAGAAGGCTGTCACGGTTGGTGCCTCGGCTATTGACGACAGCCGTGCCTACTTCTCCAACTACGGCAAGTGCACCGACATCTTCGCCCCCGGCCTGAGCATCCTCTCCACCTGGATCGGCAGCAAGTATGCCACCAACACCATCTCTGGCACCTCGATGGCCTCCCCCCATATTGCTGGTCTGCTGGCCTACTATCTCTCGCTCCAGCCCGCCACCGATTCGGAGTACTCGGTCGCTCCCATCACCCCTGAGAAGATGAAGTCGAACTTGCTCAAGATCGCCACCCAGGATGCCCTTACTGACATCCCCGACGAGACGCCCAATCTGCTCGCCTGGAACGGCGGTGGCTGCAACAACTATACCGCCATCGTCGAGGCTGGCGGCTACaaggccaagaagaagacCACGACTGACAAGGTTGACATTGGCGCCTCGGTCTCTGAGCTTGAGAAGCTTATCGAGCACGATTTTGAGGTCATCTCTGGCAAGGTTGTCAAGGGCGTCTCGTCGTTTGCGGACAAGGCCGAGAAGTTCTCTGAGAAGATTCACGAGCTGGTCGATGAGGAACTCAAGGAGTTTCTTGAGGACATCGCTGCCTAAGCCTTAGACATGCCATCGGCGTTGTGAGCGTGCAGCCTGAGATGCGTATTTTGGTCTGGGATTAGGGGATAGGgattgttttttttttcgtctcTGCTTTTCTTGGTCTATTGGACGGGCATACATCGACACGGTGGGTGTTCCTTGTACTGGATGGGTAACATGGGATTCGGACGGACGCAAGATTGTCTGGCTTGGTTTGCATTTGAGGGTAGTCGCGTTCGTTCAGCTCCATCATTGATCAGTTCTCATTCGTCCACTGACGGCCTCGCATCAATCAGGCCGTCCACTCTGCCCGTCTCTCGAAATGCGGCTGGCCGTGGTCCATTCTGCTCCTTCCGCTCGTGTTCTCCGCGGCAGCTCTGATCCAGTTGTGCTTTCCCTAGGAACCCGCgggccccctccccctccccttcccttcccttcccttcccttccctctCTCGCCCCCGGTCCCCCTGTGTACTCGGCCCTTGTTTCTCCATGATGGCTTCCATCTATCTCGCTCTCCTCTCCCCCGCTCCCGTTTGGCCTAGGGTCTTTCGTCCTCTGTCGTATCCGCGGAACCCACATTGTGCCACGAACCTGTGCATCTCATCTCTCTTGGCATAGGTTTAGCTACACAGTTTTACTGTTGATTAGTCTCCTCTCCCTGACAAACTGTTACCGCGTCGCTGTTTCGGTGCGACTGCACCGTTACGCGGGCACCGCCTTGTTCCACCGTTTCAATGCTGCGTCGGCCCAGCCTCAAGTCGAGGACAAACCTCAAACGCCGCAAGTCCACCTTGTCAACGCAGGGGGTTGTCCTTGAGCATCACGACCCGGCGCTGGCACAACGGGATGCTCATATTGCGGCTTAGGAGGCCTACGTCAGAGCCCAGAGCCGTATCATGGCAGAACCGCCGCTCTTCCCCATGACTCCCCAGTCGTCTCCTCAACGCCCACTTTCGGGACTTACCGCTCCCGATTGGAAAGACTCTGCTCGGAATGAGGCGCAAGGCCTCCCTCGTCGTCAGAGTGTTCGGTTTATAGGGCCTTGTTCAACACTGGCGACGAGTCGGGACGCCCCCAAGTCATGCAGCCCTACCGGTAGGAGCCGGGGCGCAATGAACACACAGGAGAGCCAAAAGGTCAGCAACCGAAATAGTAGCGAGGGGAAGTCGAACACAGAGGCACTCGGTCTGCCCAGGAGAGTATCGCCTCCAATTCACGTTTTCCCGATCGCGGCGAGCTACCTTGATTCCCTCAGTGCCGCCCAAGAATCATATACTCCTGAAGACGACATAGCCTCTGCCCCGTCCTCATACCGCCGCCTGCATAGGTCCAGATCCATGCTCACAGATCTTCCGGGGGTGCGAAGTTGCCATGAAAGCTCTGGGCAGCCTCTAACCAGCATATCCCTGAGAACCAGGCCGTTTTATGCATCAACTTCGCGCAGATTGTTCCATTCGGAGCCCAACCACGATAATTCGTCACGAGAAGTCCAGACATTGAAGGCTCCGAAGTCAATGAGCTTTTTGACCACCCGGAGGTCCCGGTCCAGATTTAGTCTCAACCGAGATGGGAGTGCGTCAGGTTCGGTTCCCTCCGGCTTACCCGATGTCCCCGAGGATGGATTCTCTGGTGCCGAAGGACGCACGCCACAACCCAAGCACAAGTCATCTACATTTATCGGTTCCATGAGCCGCCGTTCAGACCCTACAATGCCCAAGTCTCTTCGCGGCAGCAGCTCAACTGAAGATTTTGGGGCAGCAACCCTCGAGTCCCAGCAATGCCCGCAACAATCGATTACTCTGAAATCCAGAGCTAGACATGTCTCGAGGTCTCTCAGAGTCAAGTTGAAGAGCTTGTTTCTAACCTCCAAGCCGGAGGGAGAGACGCCCTCGATCCCATGCCAACACATTGAGGCACGAAGGACTCATGTTGTCACCCACAGTCAGACGCCATGCACCAGCGTCGAAGGATCAGCTGAAGGATCTCGAGAACATATACGCAGCCCTCCAGCCAAGGCCCCCTTTTTGCATGTACCGGCCGAGCTTGTTCATTCCAGAAAGGCGAGCGTGGATAGTCTAAAGAGCGGGCGAGATGATCGCAAAGTATCAGGCAGCTCGTCGTCACTGACCAGCTGGGCACATTCCGGGCCCAGCACGCTCACGAgccaggagcagcagcagtggaGAGAGTGGGAAAAGCAGCGCCTCTCCGTTATTGGGGAGAATGACGCACATGTCCCCTCGCCCTCCCTCCGGAGACGAGTGCTTGGCTCGGAAACTTTTCGACCGCCCGACGGGACTGCTGAAGGCCATGCTCCTCCTCAACAGAAGGTGGACAGCCAGCGGATTTACTCGGCCCTCGTTAAGCGGATGCAGGCGACGAATGACACCAGGGAAGGACTGGAGGAACAGCCTGCGAGCGGTATCCTCGAAAACCCTACGTTGGTGACGGACAAGAAGGCTGAAAGACATTCCACTGGAACGCCTGCAACAGTCAAGCGTGTCTTCCAGGAGCATGAATACACGGCGGTGTCCCACGATGAGGATCTCCTGATAGCGGGAAACAGCGCTACTCTGGGGCGAGGGGAAGCATGTTCAGGTTGGCGGACGAGCAATGTCGGCAGTCCTGGCTCGCACCTCTTCAGAACAGGAAGCCCGTACCGGCGTGCGCTTAGAAAGTCAATACAGGAAGAGCAGGACGCCTGGGCTCAGCAGAGAGCCGCGGCAGATCAAGAATCGGAGAAGGGCACGGAGATTCGCTACGCGAGTGATGTCCACCACCTGCCGGAAACCGACTCCGACTCGGCCAAGGACCTCGTCTACTCCGAGAGTGCGTATTCCTCGGACGAGGGCGAGAGTGGACCCGCAAAGGAGGTGGATGCGGGCAGACGAAAGAGCTCCCTGGGTGCACCACCCATGTCCCGCCTAGGCGGACGCCGCGAAGCGTCAACAGCCAGTTCAGTGGGGTGGAAAACACTGCTATCAGCCAACTTCGACAGATTCGACCCTGCCGTATCTCCGTTGAGGCCATCCAAGACACGACTCATCCAGCCCCGGGAGGTCTCCAGGACCGCCACAAAGCAGTTCGCATCCGTCAGCGGCCACGTCCGCGAGCTGGCCCAGATCAATGATGACAACGACTGCGACCACAAGAGCAGCGAGACCTACAACGGAGAGGACGACGTCTTCTACCAGTCTGCCACCGAACGCCAAACAGCGTGGACAAACACAGCACCGCTCAGTCAAGTTCAACCAAACATCATCACCAATCCCTTTCCTTCACCTCTCCGGCACACCGGGTCTATCAAACGGCGTTTCACATCTCACTCTTTGGGCGGGACCAATATCGCCTCCAGCAATCTGCTCGTTGAGAATGAGAGCCCAACACGCTTGcccccgccgtcgccgccgtctccTCCACCCATACCGCCTAGGAGCAAGTTGCGGCCTGAGCCGCTACGGATCTGGAGGCCGAATGCTGGTGATGCTGACGTTGCCACCAATCCGGTGGCGTCTGGAAGCGGGAGTGCCAGTGTGCTGTCAAGCCCTGGGTTGACGGAGGCTGTGCGGAGGCAGTTTGGCGGAAATCTTGTTGGTCTGGGTTCCGGGTCCGGGTCAAGGGTTGGGTTTGGATCTGGGCTTAACGGCGATGGGCCAAAGGGGGAGCGCTGGGGATATAGTGGTCCCCCGGGAATCGCACAGGTTCTGGAAGAGGGTGCGGAATGTGAGAAGAGGGGTTGGGGCGATGAGGGTTCCGCTTTTGTCTGAATGTGAGAATAAAATTATTAACTTTCGAGACAGTTTGGGTGCCCTCGGGGAAAGGAGTTAATTAACGTCGGGATGGTTGGGAAGTGTGGCGCTAAGGGAGAGGGTTGGAATGAAGTGGCGAGGAAGACAGGACTCCAACGGAGAAACAGAATTGCATGTGTTAGGTCCAGGGAGACATGAAGAAGCTTAGATATGAACACCGGCCGAGAACTTTTGCAGCAAAAAATGAATATGACCGACCATGAGCCTCACAGTAGCATCAGGTGAGCATGGGACGTATGTATGGTCGGTCCTTGTTGCCAAACAACATGTTGATCATTCTGATTATTCGGTGTCCGTCTATTTTCATGATTACAGACTATCCAATCCAAAAAGCTCTCCCCTCACTACCTCCTGGGGAAGAGATGATGGGCCAATTTCGCCAAGAGAGGGAACACAAATGAAGCCCGAGCTTAGCTGTGCAGATGATTGTTCTAATGGGATCTCTCAACGCGGCAGAGGCGGTCGCCCACCTGCTCCCAGCGCTCGTTGCCCACGCAGGGGGTACACCAGAGAACGTCGTCTGGGTCAACGGCGCGCTTGATGGCATGGCTGTcataattttttttttttttttttgtggcTCAGGGGTCAGCAGGAGGTCATCTCATGGTTGCAGTTCCACAGGCCAGAGAAGAAAAGAGAAgcgaaaagagaaaaaaagaaaaggaaaaaaaaaagagaaagtaGAGCAACACATACAGTCGCTTGTAGTTGGAGCCCCAAAACTCCTTTTGCCAGTTGGGTTCTTCGGGGTTGGCCTGCAGCCGGCGCGGTCGGCCACGTGTCAGTGAAGACACACAATAGATGAGGGTGCGAGGAGAAAGTGTGGAGTGGGAAGAGGGGGAGGCTGGGGAGGACGCACCTCGTTGACGTAGGCGCCCATCCGGGGCGCCAGCTCCCTCAGCGCCGCGACGCGCTCGCGCACGCGCtccttggcggcggcggcggcggtcgcgTTGAGCGGGGGGAAGCCCTCGCCTAGGGTGGCGTGGACGTAGGCGGAGCGCCAGGCGGGGAGCACGGCGTTGCCGCGGGGGCCGCGCGGGCGGGCGTGGTGCACGCCCCTGCCGGAGACCAGGTAGGCGGTGGAGGTGGCGCCGGCGGTGAAGCGGTCGTAGGCGGCCGAGAGGGCGGTCAGGTTGGCGGTGAGGGCGGCGCGGTCGAGGAGGCGCGAGCCGAGGATGACGTCGTGGCCGGCCTCGTCGGAGTCGAAGTGCTCCGAGAACCAGGAGAGGAAGGTCGGGTAGGAGCTCGGCTCGTAGATGTGTACGAACCGGCCCGGCCAGGTGGCGTTGACGCGGGCGAGGACGGGGTCCCAGAGCTTGCGCATCCCCTCCGGGGACGAGTTCTGCACGACGCCCGCGAAGACGATGCCGCCGACGCTGGTCGTGCCGTTGTCGAGCGGATTGGGAGTCTCTCGGATGACGTAGCTGTAGCCGGACAGGCCCCGGTCGGCGAGGGAGGGGAACTGGCTGAGGACGTAGGCGACCATGTCGAAGATGGGGCGCGGTTGGGCGACGTCGGTGGTCATGAGCATGACGGTTGCCGCCTCGATCCTGGGGGTGGCGAAGGTTTTCATGGTGACCGAAGTCAGGACGCCAAAGGTCGAGCCGCCGCCCTGAGATTTGGGATGTGAGCAccgtgtgtatgtatgtatgtatgtatgtatgtatatgtgTATTATATGTATATAATACAACTACACCGAAGTAgatatttttttttaaaaaaaaaaaaaaaaagacagaggggaaggggggggaagaaACCACTCACGCCGCGCATGGCCCAGAAGAGGTCCTCGTTCTGGCACTCGTTGGCCGTGACAATGTCCCCGTTGGGAGTCACGAGCTCCATTTCGAGGACCTGGTCGGCGGCCAGGCCGTAGGTCGGAGACAGCAGACCGTGACCGGCGCCTGTCACGTAGCCGCCCACGGAGACGGTCTTCGAGCCGCCACCGACGACGGTCTGGTTCAAGAGGTCGAGGGCGTTGTACAGATCCCACATCTGCGTGCCGGCACCGACCGTGACGGCGGTGCTGTCAATGGTGGCTTTGCAGCGCTTCGGGCGGAACGACTTGTGAGTCTTGATGTCTCTCATGTAGTGGGTCCAGATGGAGAGCGAGTTGGGGGCAACCGAGCGGCCGACATAGTCGTGGCCGGTGCTCTTGACAACCAGCCTGATGTTGTGCTTCTTGGCTAAGGaggtaataataaggcaTCGGAGCCAACGGTCAGTACGTGCCAGGTCCGGGCTGCGGGGAGAAAGGCGCCCGTCGGAATGTCGTGCTCACCAAACTGAACGCCGAGCTGGACATGGCGAGCTTCTGTGGCGTTTATAACGAAGACAGGATATCCTTGACCGCTGCATGGAGCACCTGGGAATGGAAGGCAGGTGTCGTTGGCCCAGTTGTTCCAGTCGACCGAGACTGGGTCGGCCTGGTGGAACTCGTAGGTCGACCACTGCTCACGGACGGCGGCGCATTCGGGGGACTCGCCGTCTCCTTGTCCGGAATGGCAGACAGCTCCTGGAGGAGTCGGGCGCAGCAGTCTTCCGGCAATCGACTCATTTAGACGGTTCCATTCTCGGGTGGACGGCCAGCCCGGCGAGCCCGGCACCGCCTTGCAGCGCGGATGCGACGAGTGCTCGATATCCGACCGGAGAGAGGGCGTCAgcccggcggcgacggcgaggacCGAAGAGAGGAGCTGAAGAGCGGAGACGAGACCACGAGGAGGTGACATGTTGAAGAGGGAGAAACCTGGCAAAGGAATGAATGAAGAAGCGCACGGCCAAAACAACCAATCAATTAAACGCTCAAGAGGTCGTCGCAGTGCGCTCGTCGACTTGTTCCCCCCATTTTCGCATTTTAACTCCAGGTCAGGGACAACCTTCGACATTTATATTCACGTCATTCGAGGTTGGCATCGGGTACCTCGTGGTGCTGTCGCTGTCGCATTGTCTCTGTTGCTGATGGAGCTCATTCGGGGATCGCTGCTTGCTTGCGACGTCAAGCATTGTCCGTATTCCTCGGGATCGTTGTCGATTGGCACCAGCCAGGCATCCCCAAGTTTCCTTGCTGCCTTATTTTTGCGTTGGTGCTGCGGATGGCCGCTCACAGCCCTGGGACCCACGCGCCCGGTTCCTGTCGGGGGCAACTAGTGGAGCGTAGTGTAGTGTGGTGTGTAGTGTAGGGCACCGGGCCGCTGTCATCACGGCGGGACCCAAGGCCGACCTCCACCGCGGGGCGGGCAGTGGCAGCCCGCAATGCGCTTCAGTTGCCGCATTCAGTTGCAACCAGCGATCTCATAGGTGCGCTGCCGATTCGCGACGGATACGGGAATGGAGCTGAGGGGCTTGGCATGGTTCGCCACTCtctcgctctctctctctctctcggggTGATCCACGTGTGCGCGTCGCACAAGGATTTGATGGTTATTACCAGAAGTCGATGGCAGACTCGCAGCAAGTGCATCTTCGCAGTCCCGGCATTCTTAATctgcctcgtcgtcgtcatcatcatcacctcCTTAAACCCCGGTGAGATTTGCGGATCGAGGCAGCCTGCTCCTGTCTCTCCTGATTGGTCCAACACCGATCAACTAATTTCCCATTCCTCCTgagagtaatccgtactccgtacgtcGCTACGACACAAAAGGCACGGAGAGCCCGAAGCACAGAAAGTTTCTGGAATCCCGTTTGATCTTCCCCCACGGAACCCGAACATCTGACCCAAGACGCCGGGGAAGGCCGTGGGCACGAGATGCTGATAGACGGAACATATTTCACGCAATATGTACTACTGTATTCGTACTGCGTACAATATACATTCATTTTCCACCATATATCCACACTGAGCGTTGAGTTGCGCGCATGCGCTAGGTGTATAATGAGCGCTTGAGACATTTGTGCGCTTGAAATGTTGTCGTTCTTGGTTCACAACTTCGCGATTGGGGGCCTAGACTGACAGCGCCGCAGGGTACGGACGTACCCCGTATATGCGCCCAACCCCTGCATGGGCAACGAGAGTAACGGGCGCAGTTCTGGGTTTTACAATCTCCTTGAGATTTGGAATCTCGAAACCAACGCGGCAAGCAGTTGGCCGTTTGCTCGTGCGTCACGCCCCATCTCCCCGCATGTGTCTGTAACTCCGCTGTCGAGCTCATGAGGTCTGGCCCCGAAACCCTCCGAGATTGGCATGCGGTCATTTTCCTCATTCGGTTTGTACGTTCTCCATCATCATCGCTACAGGATCCGATGTCTTCAGAACCGTGCGGCATAATTTGTTCGGCGCCGTCTGGTGCAAAAACAATACGGGGCACGGCGTATCCGTATGTCTGTTAAGTAAATACTGGTTTCCGaataacgttacctac
This genomic window from Thermothelomyces thermophilus ATCC 42464 chromosome 1, complete sequence contains:
- a CDS encoding serine protease, whose translation is MRGLVAFSLAACVSAAPSFKTETINGEHAPILSSSNAEVVPNSYIIKFKKHVDESSASAHHAWIQDIHTSREKVRQDLKKRGQVPLLDDVFHGLKHTYKIGQEFLGYSGHFDDETIEQVRRHPDVEYIERDSIVHTMRVTEETCDGELEKAAPWGLARISHRDTLGFSTFNKYLYAAEGGEGVDAYVIDTGTNIEHVDFEGRAKWGKTIPAGDADVDGNGHGTHCSGTIAGKKYGVAKKANVYAVKVLRSNGSGTMADVVAGVEWAAKSHLEQVQAAKDGKRKGFKGSVANMSLGGGKTRALDDTVNAAVSVGIHFAVAAGNDNADACNYSPAAAEKAVTVGASAIDDSRAYFSNYGKCTDIFAPGLSILSTWIGSKYATNTISGTSMASPHIAGLLAYYLSLQPATDSEYSVAPITPEKMKSNLLKIATQDALTDIPDETPNLLAWNGGGCNNYTAIVEAGGYKAKKKTTTDKVDIGASVSELEKLIEHDFEVISGKVVKGVSSFADKAEKFSEKIHELVDEELKEFLEDIAA